AGTCGCCCGACTCGCGTGCCCGGCCGAACTCGACGAAGTGGTTCCCGCCGCCCAGCGTCCCCGCACTCTTGATTATGTACCCCATTCCCTGGCGCTGGTCGGCCAGCACGCGGTCACACAGCGACTCGAAGTACTCCTCGTCGTAGCCGTCGAAATCGAACTCTACAGGGTCGATGTGCTCGCCGAACCGCTCGGCGTAGGCCGCGTCGAACTGCTCGAAGATGCGGTTGGCCCGCTCGAACGGGAACTCCTCGACGAAATGGACCGCGTCGTCGTAGTCGTGAACCGACCGCCCCATCGGGACCGCCTCGCGGACGCGGCGCTCGCGCTCTTCGTCTTCCAGCGGGAGCTCCGGCCCGAGGTTCGTCGCGGCCATCCCACAGCCGACGTCGACGCCGACGATGTTCGGGACGACGCGGTCGCCAAGCGGCATCGTGAAGCCGATGGGTGCGCCGGCCCCCCAGTGCGTGTCCGGCATGATCCGCACCGGTTCGGTGAACGCAGGATGGTCGATGAGCGTCTCTATCTGCTCCCGACACCCAGCCTCGACGAGCGATTCGTCGTCGACCATCACCCGCGCTGTGGTGTGTTCGCCCGTCAGTTCGAGTACCATTGGTGTCCTACCGTAGTTGCATGGATGGTTTGAACCTCACGGTGGCCCGTGGTGTCTCCCCGTCGGAGGAAATAAAAACGCAACCGAACAGGTGTCGAAACGCTAAACGGCTGATACATCCCTTCTCAGGGGCTGAGATGTGTTTTCACTCGGTGGGAACACCCTCTCCCTTATATGCCACCGTGGTGCGGAACTCCATATGTGAGGTGACACAGATGTCCTATCAAGCGGCGAACCCCCTGGCAGACGACTTCGAGCTCGAGCTCGGCGGGGCCTGGACCGCATACTGGCTGGCGTTCCTGCGTGTCGTAACCGGCTGGTGGTTCTTCCACGCAGGCGTAACGAAGCTCATCGAGAACGGGCTGGCCTACAGCTACGGGCCGACGTATCTCAAGCAGATGACTGGCACGGCACTCGGTCCGCTCCCCGTGCTGATGGGCGAATACCTTGGCTGGCTCATTCAGGCAATGGTCCCGCTGGGCGAGACGCTCATCGGGCTGGGACTGATGGTCGGCGCGCTAGTCAGGCTCGCCTCCGTCTTCGGGGTCTTCTTCATGGCCCTGTTCTGGATCGGCAACGCGGAGTTCGGCCACGGGCTGGTCAACAGCGACTTCATGGGCATGCTGCTGTTCATGACGATGATCGTGCTGGCTACCGGTCGCTACTACGGCCTCGACGCGATCATCGAGAAGACCACACTGGTCAAACGACACCCGAAACTGAGGTACCTGCTCGGCTAAGGAGGTGACCACCAATGCAACAACACACCACCGTCATCGACAAAGCGGCGATGGCACTCAGCGGCGGACTGATGCTGCTGGGCGTCGTCGTCCTCGGCATCGTGGAGATACTGGCGGGTAAGCCCTACAGCGCGGCACCGCTGACGAACGACGCGGGCGAGATCATCGCCACCCCGATGATCGATCCGACGCTCCGGACCGGACTGGTCCTGGCCGGCCTCCTGGTCCTGGCCCTGTACGCGCTCTACAGGCTCGTCGCCCCAATGAAGAATCAGACGGCCACGGCACAGCAGGAAATCACGGCAGACTGAGCGGTTCTCGTTTTCGCTGTTTTGACTCGGTGTGTCGATACTGTTTACAGAAGTGATAGTGGGTGCCGCACCACCCCACCGATTCCCCACTAACAACGTATTTACTATGGGTATATTAATCAAGTGGGGTAGTTTCTCATTCTGATAGCGCCCACCACAACGCTCATTTCTGTGGTGGTGTTGATATCTATATGCCTTCGCTGGTGGTTCACTACGCCTTCGTTGGGTTACTCGCCGCAACGCTGCTGGGTGCTGCATTCGACAAGCGGTCGCTGCTCCTTTCAATACTTGTTGTCACGTTTCCCGATGTAGACGCGTTCGTGGGCCTCTACTGGCAGGCCGGCCACCGGGCTGCGACGACGAACCTCGTCATCCCCGCGGTGCTGGCGCTCCTCATCGCAGTTGACCTGTACGTGCGCGACGACTCGTATATCAGGGGCCGATGGGGGGCCTACGGTGTTCGAGTCAGTTGGTTCTGTGTCGTGGTGTATGCGGTGGGCCACGTCCTGCTTGACATGATTACGGGCGGTGCGAACCTCTTCTGGCCGCTGTACGACCAGTTCTATCAGCTCAGCGGCCATCTGGAGCTGTCGAGCCAGCGCGGCATCGTCCAGACGTTCGTCGAACTGCCCGAGCCGTCTTCTCAGGCTTCCGGTGGCACCGGCACGGGCGGGAGCGGCGGGTCGACCACGCAGTCGATGGGCAACTCCAGCGAGGTACAGATGAGTACCGGCATCGACCCGAATCCGGGACAACCGGAACCAGAAAACGTCGACCGCGTGTTCCCCATCGCCCGAAGCGGCTGGGAACTGGTCGTCCTCGTCGTTGGGACGCTCGCCACCACCGCTCGCCTCGTTATCGGCCACGACCTCCCGGAGGAGTAACGCGGCCGGTCGGCACTGCGTAGCGTTCGTTTTCGAGTCCTTCATATACGCCGTGGCCAACCGGGGAACCATGGGCTTCGAGGTACGCCGACGACTCAGTGTCGCCGACACGGTGACGTTGTTCAACGCCGTCGTCGGGTTTGTCGCCGGAGCCATCGCCTTCACCGACCCGCATCTGGCCGCTCGGCTCATTCTGCTGGCTGTTATCGCCGACGCTATCGACGGGATCGTCGCCCGGAACGGCGACAGTTCGGCGGTCGGCCCGCTGCTCGACTCTGTGACTGACGTGGTCTCCTTCGGCGCGACACCGAGCCTCTTTCTGTACGTGCTGTTGACAGACGCCTACGGCGGCATCGAGTCCGCCCACCCGGCCGTGTTCGTCGGCCTCGCCCTGCTCGCCTCCGCGTACGTCGTGTGCTCTATCGTCCGGACCGCGTTCTACTCGACGTACTTCGATTCTCCCGACGAGCGGCCGGGTATGCCGAACACGCTCGGGAGTATCATCATCGCGACGGCGTATCTGAGCGGCGTCACGAACCCGCTCGTGCTGAGTGTCGGCGCGCTCGGCCTCTCGCTTGCGATGATCGCGCCCTTCGACTACCCCAAGCCAGGGCCGAAACACGCCATCCCGATGGGTGTCGTGCAGGCTGTCGCCGTCGTCGCACCAGCGGCGTTCTTCCGGGCTGGGCCGCGGGCGATGCTCGCCATCTCGCTGCTGTTTTTCGCGCTTGGGCCGTGGGTCTACTCCGGAGAGTAACCCCTCTCCAGCCGCTCAGGCCCGCTCAGACCGTGTCATCGATGAACTCCTCTAGGACGTCGTTGAACGTCTCGGCCTGTTCGACCATCGCGAGGTGTGCAGCGTCGGGAATAAACGACACCGCTCCGTCTTGGACCTCGCGGGCCAGTGTCTCGTGATACGCACGCGGGGTCAGTTTGTCGTGTTCGCCACAGACGGCCAGCAGGGGCACGTCAATCTCGCCCAGTCGTTCGCGCACGTCGAAACCGTGACACGTCATGAAGTCGCGGCGGGTTACCGCCTGCCCGACCGTCTCCATCTGCTCGTGGGAGCGCGACACGGCCTCGTGGCCGGTGTCGTGGAACAGGCGGTCCCGTTCGTGCAGGAACTCGACGGCGCGGTCCCAGTCGTCCGCGAGCCACTCCTGTAATCCCTCGAACACCGGGAGTTCGGGGCCGGTCCCCAGCAACACTATCGCCTCGGGCGTCCAGTCCCGCTCCAGTGCGACCCACTGGGCGACGGCCCCGCCCAGCGAGTTCCCGACCAGCACCTCCGCGTCTGTCTCCCGCCCCACAGCGACCACGTCGTCCGCGTAGGCGTCGAGTGTCGTGGTCCCGGCGTCGGTGTCGATATCGTCCGAATCTCCGTGCCCTGACAGGTCCAGTGCGACGGCGGGGTGAGCCGGTCCGGATGGCGCGTACTGACGACCCCAC
The genomic region above belongs to Haloarcula hispanica ATCC 33960 and contains:
- a CDS encoding DoxX family membrane protein; this encodes MSYQAANPLADDFELELGGAWTAYWLAFLRVVTGWWFFHAGVTKLIENGLAYSYGPTYLKQMTGTALGPLPVLMGEYLGWLIQAMVPLGETLIGLGLMVGALVRLASVFGVFFMALFWIGNAEFGHGLVNSDFMGMLLFMTMIVLATGRYYGLDAIIEKTTLVKRHPKLRYLLG
- a CDS encoding metal-dependent hydrolase, translating into MPSLVVHYAFVGLLAATLLGAAFDKRSLLLSILVVTFPDVDAFVGLYWQAGHRAATTNLVIPAVLALLIAVDLYVRDDSYIRGRWGAYGVRVSWFCVVVYAVGHVLLDMITGGANLFWPLYDQFYQLSGHLELSSQRGIVQTFVELPEPSSQASGGTGTGGSGGSTTQSMGNSSEVQMSTGIDPNPGQPEPENVDRVFPIARSGWELVVLVVGTLATTARLVIGHDLPEE
- a CDS encoding protein sorting system archaetidylserine synthase (This PssA-like phosphatidyltransferase, along with a PssD-like decarboxylase, is required in Haloarchaea for the archaeosortase ArtA to replace the PGF-CTERM sorting signal with a C-terminal lipid anchor.), encoding MGFEVRRRLSVADTVTLFNAVVGFVAGAIAFTDPHLAARLILLAVIADAIDGIVARNGDSSAVGPLLDSVTDVVSFGATPSLFLYVLLTDAYGGIESAHPAVFVGLALLASAYVVCSIVRTAFYSTYFDSPDERPGMPNTLGSIIIATAYLSGVTNPLVLSVGALGLSLAMIAPFDYPKPGPKHAIPMGVVQAVAVVAPAAFFRAGPRAMLAISLLFFALGPWVYSGE
- a CDS encoding alpha/beta fold hydrolase — translated: MERVNHDGRVTAYRQTQPAASGPTALYVHGSGATHRVWGRQYAPSGPAHPAVALDLSGHGDSDDIDTDAGTTTLDAYADDVVAVGRETDAEVLVGNSLGGAVAQWVALERDWTPEAIVLLGTGPELPVFEGLQEWLADDWDRAVEFLHERDRLFHDTGHEAVSRSHEQMETVGQAVTRRDFMTCHGFDVRERLGEIDVPLLAVCGEHDKLTPRAYHETLAREVQDGAVSFIPDAAHLAMVEQAETFNDVLEEFIDDTV